Genomic window (Nocardiopsis sp. YSL2):
ATGAAGTTCGGCAACGAGACCGTCACCGTCCTGCGGCCGGTCGGCACCGACCGGCACGGGGACCCGCTCCCCGGCGACCCGGCCGAGACGGACTCGCCCGGCTGGGACATCCAGCCCGCCTCCACCTCGGAGGACACCGAGGGCGGCGACACCGTCGAGGAGGAGTGGACCGCGATCGGTCCGCCCGGCGCCGACGTGCGCGCCACGGACCGGGTGCGCTGGCGCGGCCTGGAGTACCAGGTCGAGGGCAGGCCCGAGCCGTGGCCGGATGAGCGGGGCCAACCGCACCACATCGAGATGCAGCTCCGCCGCGTCCGCGGCTGAGCGGAGGGGATCGCGCCGTGGCCGTCGACCTGCCGCCGTTCCCGGACATCGAGGACCTGCTGTGCGAGGCGCTCGCCGACCTGGCCGAGACCGGCAGCGAGACCCCGCACGACCTGCAGGACCACCTGCCGTGGATCCGTCCGACCCGGATCGGCGGGTCCGACGACCGGCGCACCGACGTCTCCCGCGTGGACGTCGACGTGTTCGCCCCCACCCGCGCCGAAGCGTGGCGCATCGCCCGCGCCGTCCAGCAGCGGCTCATCACCGGACCCACCAGGGTCATCGGGGTCGGTCTCATCGACCGGGCCCGCACCGAGCTGGGGCCGCGCCGTGCCCCGCACACCGACCAGACCATCCGACGGGTCCTCGCCACGTACCGCGTGAGCGCCCGCCGCTAAGGCCCGCCCGCCTTCGCCCCGCCAACCGGCGGGGTATCCGCATGGACTCCCACGAGAGGAGCCGGGCCCGTGGCCGCATGGGAAAGCCTCAAGAACCACCAGAACCAGCTCATCCGGAAGGCGTTGGAGGGCGGCACGTTCATCGCGCCGATCACCTCCAGCGCCATCGCTTCGCTGACCGGTGCCGACAAGAGCCTCAACGCGCTCCCGGCCGGATACAACGACCTGGGCTGGATGTCGGACGATGGGCCGCAGTTCTCCGCGGACGTCAGCTCCAGCGACATCACGTCGTGGGGCGCGGTCGAGCCCACCCGTCGCGACATCACCAGCGACGTCACCACCCTGCAGGTCAACCTGCAGGAAACCAACAAGCACACCCTCGGGTTGTACACCGGCGCCGACATGACCGCCGTCGTCCCCGACCCCACCTCGGGTGAGGTCGCGATCTCCAAGCCGGACCGGCCTCCGCTCCGGTTCTGGCGGGTGCTGACCATCGGCGTGGACCTGGCCGACGCGGGAGAGATCTACATCGCCCGTTTCCTGCCCCGGGCCAGCGTGTCCGACAAGGACGACCAGGCATTTCAGAGCTCCGACGACTCGGCGCTGGGCTGGCCGGTCACCCTCACCGCCTACATGGACTCGTCCGTGGGATACAGCGAGCGGTTCTACTTCGGCGGTCCCGGCTGGGAAGCCCTGCTGTCCGCGATGGGGTTCTGACCGTGGCCGCCTGCGCCATGCGCCTGCGCATCGACGTGGGCACGCCCGAGCCCGTCGACGAGCTGTGCCAGGACTGCCACCTGCCCGCGCTCGTGCGCGCGGACGTGCTGTGGGTCCACGCCGACGGCGTCACCCCCATCGGCACGATCACCGCCTGCACCACCGACGGCTGCGACATCGCGCCGTCCCCCTGATCGCCGCGGCGGCCGGTATGCCGGGCGGGCGCCGGCCGCCGCGGCCCCACTTCTGCCCGTTCCAGTGAGGAGCGTCCATGTCCACGGAGTACGTCTCGCCCGACGGCGCCACCCAGTTCACGGACGACCCGGTCGTCGAGGTGCGGCTGCGCACCCACGGCTGGCGGCCCCGCCCCGAACTGGAGTCGGCCGCAGAGCACAACAAGGCCGCCGCCGAGCGCCTGGAGCGGGCGCGTGCCGCCGACGCCGAGGCCAAGCAGCGCGTCGAGGAACGCAAGGCCCGCATCCACGGCCGCTCAGCCGAGTCCGGCCCGCCACAGGGCCGCCCCAGCCGACCGGATCAGCCGGACCGGCCGAACACACCACCCCGGCGCCGCACCCGCGCCGCCGACACCGACACCGAGTAGGAGTGGAGCCCGCCCATGGCCGCACGCAGCAGTAGCCAGCGCCCACCGCAGCGCAAGCCCGCCGTCCGTCCCCGAGACGTGTTCGACCTCGACGCCCTGGAGAAGGACGGCGAGGTCAAGCCCTTCGCGGTCCGCCTCGGTGGCAAGGTCTTCACCCTGTCTGACCCCATGGATGAGGACTGGCAGGACCAGGTCCTCATCGACATGCACGACATCGAGGGGTCCCTGAAGCCGCTCTTGGGCGACCAGTACGCCGAGTTCAAGAAGATCCGCATGCCCATGTGGAAGATGAAGATCCTCAACGACCGGATGGAAGCCCACTACAGCCAGTACTACGGCACCCGGGGGGAAGGCAACGCCTCGTCTGGCTCCTGACCCGCTACCGGAACCAGATCGAGGCTGACCTCGCCCTCATCGGGTGGGACCTCGCCGCACTGTGGACCTCCCGCAGGTGGCGGTTCCTACTCAACATCGTCGACCACCTGCCGCGCACCTCCCACCTGGCCGCGGCGATGGCCAACGACGACGAGCTCGCGGAGGACGCCCCGGAGCCCACCGGTTCGAGCGCGCCGCCGCTGACCGAGTGGTCGCCCGAGGTGGAGCGGCTCACCCTTGCCGTCGACCGGCTCGGGGAGATGATCGCCGC
Coding sequences:
- a CDS encoding DUF3168 domain-containing protein; this translates as MAVDLPPFPDIEDLLCEALADLAETGSETPHDLQDHLPWIRPTRIGGSDDRRTDVSRVDVDVFAPTRAEAWRIARAVQQRLITGPTRVIGVGLIDRARTELGPRRAPHTDQTIRRVLATYRVSARR